In Caldisericota bacterium, the genomic window TAAAGGGCAATCTCGGGATAGGGCACACTCGCTGGGCGACGCACGGCGCACCAAATGATGTTAATGCGCATCCTCACTACAGTGAAAGTAAAAATATTGTAGTAGTCCACAACGGCATTATTGAAAACTATCTCGAGCTTAAAAAAATGCTTATTAAAGAAGGGCATGATTTTCGTTCGGAAACCGATACAGAGGTTATTGCGTATCTGATTGAGGAATTTTATGAAGGAGACCTTCTTGGAGCTGTAAAGAAAGCATATGAAATGTTGGAAGGTTCTTATGCAATTGCTGTAATGGCCAAAAACCAGAAAGATTATTTTGTTGTTGTAAGAAAGGACAGTCCTTTAATTGTTGGTCTGGGGAAAGGTGAAAATTTTATTGCATCTGATATACCTGCTATTTTAACATACACAAGAGAAATTATTATCCTTGAAAATGGCGATATCGTGAAGATTACAAAGAACGACGTTAGTGTATGGGATGCTAATGGCAATAGCGTTAAAAGGCCTGTTCAGCAGGTTCAGTGGGACGTTGAAGATGCAAAAAAGGGCGGCTTCAAACATTTTATGTTGAAGGAAATTTTCGATGAGCCGAATGTAATTAAAGAAGCAATGCGCGGAAGAGTAAGGAACGGTTCTTTTGAAATACCCGAACTTGAACAAATATCAGTAGATTATCTAAAAAATATTCGCCAAATTTTCTTTGTTGCCTGTGGCACGGCATACCATGCAGGTGTTGTTGGCAAATACCTCGCTGAAAAATATTTAAAATTGCCCGGGCAAGTTGAAGTTGCATCTGAGTTTAGATACAGGGATCCCATGATAGACGAAAAAACGCTCCTCTTCGTAATTAGCCAATCAGGGGAAACGACTGATACGCTTGCGGCATTGCGGCTTGGAAAAGAAAAAGGAGCAAAGACGATTGGCATTGTAAATGTTGTAGGAAGCTCTGTCGCAAGAGAAGTTGACAATGTTGTTTATGTGCACGCAGGCCCGGAAATTGCAGTAGCTTCAACAAAGGCATATGTAGCCCAGGTTGAAGTGGTAGCGCTTGTTCTGCTTTATTTTACAAAAAAACTCGGGCTTCTTCTGAAGGAAAATGAAAAAGCTTTGGTGGATGAATTTTTTGTTCTCCCGGGAAAAGCTCAGGCAATCCTTGATAGAAGCAATGAAATTGCAGAGTTTGCATCTACTACAAAAACGATCGAAGAAACATTTTATATAGGGCGGAACCTTGATTATGCGCTTTCTCTTGAAGGCGCACTGAAATTAAAAGAAATTTCGTATGTTCACGCGGAAGGATACCCTGCCGGCGAATTAAAGCATGGCCCGCTTGCGTTAGTTACTCCGCAATCCCTTGTCATTGCTATCGATACGTATGCGCCTCTTCGCAAAAAAACACTGAGCAATATAAAAGAGGTAAAAGCAAGGAAGGGAAGAGTGCTTGCTATTGCAACAGAAGGATATAATGAGATAGAAGAAGTTGCAGATAAAACGTTTTATGTCCCACAAACAATCGATGATCTTTCTCCTGTTATATCTGTTATCCCCCTCCAACTTATAGCGTATTATATAGCAGAATCCAGAGGTTTAGATATTGACAAGCCGCGCAATTTGGCTAAATCCGTAACTGTTGAATAATTTATATGCTGTGGGGCAGATGAAAACAATTTTGCCAAAGGGCATTGACAGGAAAATTTACTAAGATATAATTAAAACTGACTGAACGGTCAGTTGTAAGAAGTAAAAAAATTAGTAAAAGGGGAGGGGCTAATGAATGAAAAAA contains:
- the glmS gene encoding glutamine--fructose-6-phosphate transaminase (isomerizing), whose translation is MCGIVGYIGDKEVLPILIDGLKRLEYRGYDSAGVAILGEDLKVVKTQGRIKALEERLKDEDLKGNLGIGHTRWATHGAPNDVNAHPHYSESKNIVVVHNGIIENYLELKKMLIKEGHDFRSETDTEVIAYLIEEFYEGDLLGAVKKAYEMLEGSYAIAVMAKNQKDYFVVVRKDSPLIVGLGKGENFIASDIPAILTYTREIIILENGDIVKITKNDVSVWDANGNSVKRPVQQVQWDVEDAKKGGFKHFMLKEIFDEPNVIKEAMRGRVRNGSFEIPELEQISVDYLKNIRQIFFVACGTAYHAGVVGKYLAEKYLKLPGQVEVASEFRYRDPMIDEKTLLFVISQSGETTDTLAALRLGKEKGAKTIGIVNVVGSSVAREVDNVVYVHAGPEIAVASTKAYVAQVEVVALVLLYFTKKLGLLLKENEKALVDEFFVLPGKAQAILDRSNEIAEFASTTKTIEETFYIGRNLDYALSLEGALKLKEISYVHAEGYPAGELKHGPLALVTPQSLVIAIDTYAPLRKKTLSNIKEVKARKGRVLAIATEGYNEIEEVADKTFYVPQTIDDLSPVISVIPLQLIAYYIAESRGLDIDKPRNLAKSVTVE